One window from the genome of Acaryochloris thomasi RCC1774 encodes:
- a CDS encoding DUF3386 domain-containing protein — translation MIASTLSAQELFRAAYENRYTWDKGFPGYTADVTYKAGDQEIKGQARVGADLKLEVLGVEDEDAKKAIHGQLFEMSIHRVRRTFDETHGKNSFSFGETKADGAVEILMGGKAEGDKYELKDNEVTMVHRHIHGVVVTIHTFSSHDTGEGYLSHRYDSVYHDPKSGEQKGGKSVFEDEYQQVGNYFVLSRRLIETDSEGQVQAQEFRFTNIEQLDAAA, via the coding sequence ATGATAGCCAGTACATTAAGCGCTCAAGAATTGTTCCGTGCTGCTTACGAGAATCGTTACACCTGGGACAAAGGATTCCCTGGTTATACAGCTGATGTGACCTATAAAGCTGGTGACCAAGAAATTAAAGGACAGGCGCGTGTCGGCGCAGACCTGAAGCTAGAGGTGCTTGGGGTTGAAGATGAGGACGCCAAGAAAGCGATTCACGGTCAACTATTTGAAATGTCCATTCACCGGGTCCGCCGCACCTTTGACGAAACTCACGGGAAGAACTCTTTTTCGTTTGGAGAGACAAAAGCCGACGGAGCCGTGGAGATTTTAATGGGTGGCAAAGCTGAAGGTGATAAATATGAACTCAAGGACAACGAAGTGACAATGGTGCACCGTCACATTCATGGTGTTGTAGTGACGATTCATACCTTTAGTAGTCATGACACGGGAGAAGGATATCTGTCTCATCGTTATGACTCGGTTTACCACGATCCTAAATCGGGCGAGCAGAAGGGCGGTAAGAGTGTCTTTGAAGATGAGTACCAGCAGGTCGGGAATTATTTTGTCTTGTCTCGCCGTCTGATTGAAACAGACTCAGAGGGACAAGTGCAGGCCCAGGAATTCCGGTTCACGAATATCGAACAACTTGATGCCGCAGCCTAG
- a CDS encoding BlaI/MecI/CopY family transcriptional regulator yields the protein MAALPNYRPQQLSLGPLEEEIFTIVWELGPATVKAVHDKILTQPNRELAYTSVTTVLNRLTKKGWLACDKHNRSFTWKALLSPAQAQSLWAHKHLQQFLAVGNADVVATFADSLDQASVEQIDAIAKKIKDARKARED from the coding sequence ATGGCTGCCCTCCCGAACTACCGCCCCCAGCAACTTTCCCTTGGTCCTCTAGAAGAAGAAATTTTCACGATTGTCTGGGAACTAGGTCCGGCCACTGTAAAGGCCGTCCACGACAAGATTCTGACACAGCCCAACCGAGAATTGGCCTACACCTCTGTCACGACAGTTCTCAACCGGCTCACTAAGAAAGGGTGGCTCGCCTGCGATAAACACAACCGCAGCTTCACCTGGAAAGCCCTTTTATCGCCTGCACAGGCGCAGTCCCTGTGGGCACACAAGCATCTGCAGCAGTTTCTAGCCGTAGGAAATGCCGATGTGGTGGCCACCTTCGCCGATAGCCTCGATCAGGCTAGTGTGGAACAGATAGATGCGATCGCAAAAAAAATCAAAGACGCTCGCAAGGCACGGGAGGACTGA
- a CDS encoding acyl-CoA desaturase: MTAQTLGTAPGSDLPALNWTNVGFFAAFHAVALLAPLYFSWSALGVAVLLHWLFGGIGICLGYHRLLSHRSFQVPKWLEYAIALLGAMAIQGSPTFWVGGHRQHHAHTEDVIKDPYSAERGFWWSHILWVLYPKKDFFDPQQYRKLAPDLAKQPFYRFLDHAFLLLQLPLAALLYAFGGWSFVIYGIFVRSVLLWHSTWFVNSATHMFGYRTFEGSDDDARNLWWVSLLTYGEGWHNNHHAYPHVAKSGFRWWEVDVTWWAISVLKSVGLAKKVTLYPAKAHNQSS; encoded by the coding sequence ATGACAGCACAAACTTTGGGTACTGCCCCTGGCAGCGATTTGCCTGCGCTTAATTGGACGAATGTGGGCTTCTTTGCCGCTTTCCATGCGGTCGCACTGCTGGCTCCCCTTTACTTCTCTTGGTCGGCGCTTGGCGTTGCCGTTCTCTTGCACTGGCTATTTGGCGGTATTGGGATTTGTCTGGGCTATCACCGGCTGCTCAGCCACCGAAGTTTTCAAGTACCAAAGTGGTTGGAATATGCGATCGCACTTCTAGGCGCAATGGCAATCCAAGGCAGTCCAACCTTTTGGGTCGGTGGTCATCGTCAGCATCACGCCCACACCGAAGACGTCATTAAAGACCCCTACTCAGCCGAGCGAGGCTTCTGGTGGAGCCATATTCTCTGGGTTCTCTACCCCAAAAAAGATTTTTTTGACCCGCAACAGTACCGAAAGCTGGCGCCCGATCTCGCGAAACAGCCCTTTTATCGTTTCTTGGATCATGCTTTTCTGCTGCTTCAGCTTCCCTTAGCAGCCTTGCTGTATGCCTTTGGCGGCTGGTCCTTTGTGATTTATGGCATCTTCGTTCGCTCTGTCCTGCTGTGGCACTCTACCTGGTTTGTGAACTCTGCCACCCATATGTTTGGGTATCGTACCTTTGAAGGCTCTGACGATGATGCTCGAAATCTTTGGTGGGTATCGCTTTTGACCTATGGTGAAGGCTGGCATAACAACCACCATGCCTATCCCCATGTGGCTAAGTCAGGCTTTCGCTGGTGGGAGGTTGATGTGACCTGGTGGGCGATCTCAGTCTTGAAATCTGTGGGATTAGCAAAGAAGGTGACACTGTATCCAGCTAAAGCCCACAACCAAAGTTCCTAA
- a CDS encoding M56 family metallopeptidase produces the protein MHVLLILSALVLAYGLRLNWPLAAVDTHQWQQALVRFLVPPLLLLMTAISILLMGPQGQMIWGHTGWTSTLLAASFLVILLIAGLRYTHRAWQTLHQLNHYPCIKLHNQTGRYLNTSTPFIARMGFWKSELVFSQGLLDTFTPEQIAAILVHEQAHQHYRDTFWFFWLGWIHQWTRWLPEAEAIWQELLILRELRADRWAAQRVDGLLLAESLMLMVQSPLWSDALCASFSPAAPQSRIEERIDALLAAPEETAGPSARSWSWILLALLPLLTVPFHH, from the coding sequence ATGCATGTACTCCTGATCCTCAGTGCCCTAGTTCTAGCCTACGGATTACGACTCAATTGGCCACTTGCCGCAGTCGATACACATCAATGGCAGCAGGCCCTAGTTCGCTTTTTAGTGCCGCCCCTGCTGCTCTTGATGACCGCAATCTCCATCCTGCTGATGGGACCGCAGGGCCAAATGATCTGGGGCCATACAGGTTGGACCAGTACGCTACTGGCCGCTAGCTTTTTGGTCATTCTATTAATTGCAGGCCTACGTTACACCCACCGAGCTTGGCAAACACTGCATCAGCTCAACCACTATCCCTGTATAAAACTCCACAATCAAACGGGACGCTACCTCAATACCTCCACCCCCTTCATCGCCCGAATGGGCTTTTGGAAATCTGAGCTAGTGTTTAGCCAAGGATTGCTCGATACCTTCACACCAGAACAAATTGCCGCCATTCTGGTTCACGAACAGGCTCACCAGCACTATCGAGATACCTTTTGGTTTTTTTGGCTGGGATGGATTCATCAGTGGACACGATGGCTACCTGAAGCTGAAGCCATCTGGCAAGAATTATTGATTTTGCGGGAGCTACGGGCTGACCGATGGGCCGCACAGCGAGTTGACGGTCTCTTGCTAGCAGAATCGCTGATGCTCATGGTGCAGTCGCCGCTATGGTCTGATGCCCTCTGTGCCTCCTTTAGCCCCGCCGCACCTCAAAGTCGCATCGAAGAGCGCATCGATGCACTGTTAGCAGCTCCAGAAGAAACCGCAGGCCCCAGTGCTAGGTCGTGGAGCTGGATCCTGTTAGCATTATTGCCGCTTTTAACTGTGCCCTTTCACCACTGA
- a CDS encoding TetR/AcrR family transcriptional regulator, whose product MASRSTRQRLIKSALELFMAQGVNGTTTRQIAEAADVNEVTLFRQFGNKHGLLLAVLEESAALKALGESLVQGSSTGSAGQGLRQYASVYLHALERVPKLIRSLVGEADQYPEEHRRALGQGLTEANRYVAQYLQQGINRGDFQARLPAEKLAGLLNGMLLGYAVIEFTSEFHQLWESRDAFLDHVVQLLQGAEVSPSSALSRVSEAPVAEASVADLSASLVHQILRQAKKVSLQDYALAYVLFGAGVAAKDVVGLMRSQQICDSHQHLLQVGTRQVPVNQWIMGNRYGSYTANPLTKWLKSRKDKQPHLFLNELDQPVAIANIKTRWQLWTDSITTPEGSPILAQTQQTWCIDMLLRGMSLENLSILTGWDLESLQPYARRAEEIAAIEQATRLDQKPNS is encoded by the coding sequence ATGGCTTCCCGATCAACCCGTCAACGTCTGATTAAGTCTGCCTTAGAGTTATTTATGGCTCAGGGAGTGAATGGAACGACGACGCGTCAGATTGCTGAAGCAGCGGACGTGAACGAGGTGACGCTTTTCCGGCAGTTTGGCAATAAGCATGGCCTCTTGCTGGCGGTGTTAGAAGAGTCTGCTGCTTTGAAAGCCCTGGGGGAATCTCTGGTGCAAGGTAGCTCGACCGGCAGTGCGGGGCAGGGATTAAGGCAGTATGCAAGTGTTTACTTGCATGCGCTGGAGCGGGTGCCGAAGCTGATTCGGTCGCTGGTGGGGGAGGCGGATCAGTATCCGGAGGAGCATCGGCGGGCGTTAGGGCAAGGGCTAACGGAGGCCAATCGTTATGTGGCTCAATATCTGCAGCAGGGTATTAACCGAGGTGACTTTCAGGCACGGCTTCCGGCGGAGAAGTTGGCGGGGCTGCTTAACGGAATGCTGCTGGGCTATGCGGTAATTGAGTTCACGAGCGAGTTCCATCAGCTTTGGGAGAGCCGAGACGCATTTCTCGATCATGTAGTACAGCTTTTGCAGGGAGCGGAAGTGTCTCCATCATCAGCGCTCTCGCGGGTGTCAGAAGCACCCGTGGCCGAAGCTAGCGTTGCAGATTTGTCGGCTTCTCTAGTCCATCAAATTTTGCGGCAGGCGAAGAAGGTAAGTCTGCAGGACTATGCGTTGGCCTATGTTTTGTTTGGGGCTGGGGTTGCGGCAAAAGATGTTGTGGGGTTGATGCGATCGCAACAAATCTGCGATAGCCATCAGCATCTCCTCCAGGTTGGGACTCGACAGGTCCCCGTGAACCAGTGGATCATGGGCAATCGCTACGGGTCATATACGGCGAACCCTCTGACTAAATGGCTCAAAAGTCGCAAAGACAAGCAGCCTCATTTGTTTTTGAATGAATTAGATCAACCAGTTGCGATTGCAAACATCAAAACCCGCTGGCAACTCTGGACCGACAGCATCACCACACCCGAAGGATCACCGATTCTTGCCCAAACCCAACAAACTTGGTGTATCGATATGCTGCTGCGGGGCATGAGTCTAGAAAATCTCAGCATTCTCACCGGCTGGGATTTAGAGAGTCTGCAGCCCTATGCTCGCCGTGCTGAAGAAATTGCAGCTATTGAGCAGGCCACTCGCCTTGATCAAAAGCCAAATAGCTGA